One window of the Choristoneura fumiferana chromosome 18, NRCan_CFum_1, whole genome shotgun sequence genome contains the following:
- the LOC141437715 gene encoding proton-coupled zinc antiporter SLC30A2-like isoform X2, with the protein MSEDSKPLILFKDGKASYGTDSPAKGRRVIFCVHGNPSTGCCAVIENGGDEPARNGSITEVERHCHRSRNEEIDKRARRKLIIASVLCVIFMLGEIVGGYLSNSLAIATDAAHLLTDFASFMISLFSLWVASRPATRRMPFGWYRAEVIGALTSVLLIWVVTGVLVYMAVQRVIYRQFEIDALVMLITSAVGVVVNLIMGLTLHQHGHSHGGGGHGHSHGGANPVLNNKDRSSESDVESSSSHHHEQRENINVRAAFIHVLGDFLQSFGVLVAAIVIYFKPSWDLVDPICTFLFSILVLITTFNIIKETLLVLMEGSPRGVDFQEVANTFLSLPGVVRVHNLRMWALSLDKTALSAHLAIRTGVSPQKVLEQATRLVHDKYNFFEMTLQIEEFSDGMEECSQCKMPQS; encoded by the exons GTTCAAAGATGGCAAGGCGTCCTATGGCACAGACAGCCCCGCTAAAGGGCGTCGGGTGATATTCTGCGTGCACGGCAACCCCTCCACCGGCTGCTGCGCCGTCATAGAGAATGGGGGCGACGAGCCGGCGAGGAATGGGAGTATCACTGAAGTCGAGA GGCATTGTCACAGGTCGCGGAACGAGGAGATAGACAAGCGCGCGCGCAGGAAACTGATAATAGCCAGCGTGCTCTGCGTCATATTTATGTTAGGTGAAATTGTTG GTGGTTACCTGTCGAACAGTTTGGCCATCGCCACAGACGCCGCCCACCTGCTCACGGACTTTGCCAGCTTCATGATATCGCTGTTCTCGCTATGGGTCGCCAGCAGGCCGGCTACTAGGAG AATGCCCTTCGGCTGGTACCGGGCGGAGGTGATAGGCGCCCTGACCTCGGTGCTCCTGATCTGGGTGGTCACCGGCGTCCTTGTCTACATGGCGGTGCAGAGGGTCATATATCGCCAGTTCGAGATAGACGCCCTCGTCATGTTGATCACTTCGGCCGTCGGCGTCGTTGTTAATCTAAT TATGGGTCTGACGCTGCATCAGCACGGACACAGCCACGGCGGAGGGGGCCACGGGCACTCGCACGGGGGGGCCAACCCCGTACTCAACAATAAG GACCGCAGCAGCGAATCCGACGTGGAGAGTTCCTCGTCCCACCACCACGAGCAGCGGGAGAATATCAACGTGCGTGCCGCCTTTATCCACGTGCTGGGCGACTTCCTACAGAGCTTCGGCGTCTTGGTGGCTGCCATTGTGATATACTTCAAG CCTTCGTGGGACCTAGTGGACCCCATCTGCACATTCCTGTTCTCTATTCTGGTCCTCATCACCACCTTCAACATCATCAAGGAGACACTCCTCGTGCTGATGGAGGGGTCCCCTAGAGGAGTAGACTTCCAG GAGGTGGCCAACACATTCCTGTCTCTGCCCGGCGTGGTGAGAGTGCACAATCTCCGCATGTGGGCGCTCTCGCTAGACAAGACCGCTCTCTCGGCGCATCTCGCTATCC GCACTGGCGTGAGTCCGCAGAAGGTTCTAGAGCAAGCGACGCGGCTGGTCCACGACAAATACAACTTCTTCGAGATGACGCTCCAAATCGAGGAGTTCAGTGACGGCATGGAGGAATGCAGCCAATGTAAGATGCCACAGTCGTAG
- the LOC141437623 gene encoding myrosinase 1-like translates to MLRKKAYNFGWFANPIFSKRGGYPPIMRRRIDVISKRQGFFRSRLPTFTKEEVDMIRGSYDFLGLNHYTTNLVKPGDGRITAKPSFYNDMGVKLIIVPWGLRKTLNWIRHTYDNPSVVITENGVSFEKGLKDRKRINYIDSYLRSVHAAIYKDNCDVIAYTYWTLMDNFEWMRGFSERFGLYETNYSTPDLKRIPRLSASYFERVARTGCLDDHSSSPRNYDGMVIL, encoded by the exons ATGTTGCGAAAAAAGGCTTACAAC TTTGGCTGGTTCGCGAACCCAATATTTTCCAAGCGAGGCGGCTACCCGCCAATCATGCGTCGTCGTATCGACGTTATCTCCAAGCGCCAAGGATTCTTCCGTTCTCGCCTCCCGACCTTCACCAAGGAAGAAGTGGACATGATCCGAGGCTCCTACGACTTCCTTGGTCTGAACCATTACACGACCAACCTGGTTAAGCCAGGGGATGGAAGGATTACAGCCAAACCGAGTTTTTACAATGATATGGGGGTGAAATTGATC ATCGTGCCGTGGGGGTTGCGAAAAACTCTAAACTGGATCAGACACACATACGACAATCCCTCAGTAGTTATCACGGAGAACGGAGTATCTTTCGAAAAGGGTCTCAAGGACCGCAAGCGTATAAACTACATCGACAGCTACTTGCGATCGGTGCACGCTGCCATCTATAAAGACAATTGTGACGTCATAGCGTACACTTACTGGACGCTCATGGACAATTTTGAATGGATGAGGGGATTCTC AGAGCGCTTCGGCCTTTATGAGACAAACTACTCAACGCCAGACCTCAAGAGGATACCGCGGCTATCCGCCTCTTATTTCGAGAGGGTAGCTCGGACTGGGTGTCTGGACGACCACAGCAGCTCGCCCCG AAATTACGACGGCATGGTGATTTTGTGA